A region from the Drosophila takahashii strain IR98-3 E-12201 chromosome 2L, DtakHiC1v2, whole genome shotgun sequence genome encodes:
- the LOC108057833 gene encoding protein FAM32A-like, with product MSDEYACVAKGKLKLKNDSDLKKKKKKHKNKEKELQKAYVEQHLAEATATSSSSSSAAGSGYERKLTKAELASKKQQEKMRNKRIMDKAQTTHKERVEKFNEHLDTLTEHFDIPKVSWTK from the coding sequence ATGTCCGACGAGTACGCCTGCGTGGCCAAGGGAAAGCTCAAGCTAAAGAACGATTCGGAcctgaagaagaaaaagaagaagcacAAGAACAAGGAGAAGGAGCTGCAGAAGGCGTACGTGGAGCAGCACCTGGCGGAGGCGACTGccaccagctcctcctcctcctctgccGCCGGCAGTGGCTACGAACGCAAGCTCACCAAGGCGGAGCTGGCCAGCAAGAAGCAGCAGGAGAAGATGCGCAACAAGCGGATCATGGACAAGGCGCAAACCACCCACAAGGAGCGCGTGGAGAAGTTCAACGAGCATTTGGACACGCTCACCGAGCACTTTGACATCCCCAAGGTTTCCTGGACGAAGTGA